In a genomic window of Shouchella clausii:
- a CDS encoding peptidoglycan-binding protein: protein MKKQIPFKVFRSIGLPVVTAGVIFFSAPTMANAMSDRTLSQGDSGEQVEQLQLLLTDNGVFDKEDINGTFGNSTTSAIKEFQASEDLLVDGIAGLQTLGALHALEHGDEGKLVEELQEQLINLNYYKGEVDGLFGSLTERAVKSFQSDNGIEVDGIAGPATYSKLYYNQKSASAEPIKVEEKQAEPTQQSEEASEEPKANQNQEQPATVEEEPVEEPQAEPQAKAEPETQQESKKEEPAEESAPAKSEQPAEEAPKPAEDSKTTEGTATYQMEATAYSADCNGCSGVTATGIDLKANPNQKVIAVDPSVIPLGSRVYVEGYGEAIAGDTGGAISGNKIDVFVPSQSDAINFGRKTVKVTVLD, encoded by the coding sequence TTGAAAAAACAAATTCCATTCAAAGTCTTTCGCAGCATCGGGCTGCCAGTTGTGACTGCAGGGGTTATTTTCTTCAGTGCACCAACAATGGCGAACGCCATGTCAGACCGCACCCTTTCACAAGGCGACAGTGGCGAGCAAGTCGAACAATTGCAACTACTTTTGACAGACAATGGGGTTTTTGATAAAGAAGACATAAACGGAACATTTGGAAACTCCACGACTTCAGCGATTAAAGAATTCCAAGCATCTGAGGATTTGCTTGTTGATGGCATCGCTGGATTGCAAACACTAGGTGCCTTGCACGCCCTTGAACATGGCGATGAAGGCAAATTAGTTGAAGAACTGCAAGAGCAATTAATAAACTTAAACTATTATAAAGGCGAAGTGGATGGGCTATTCGGTTCCTTAACGGAACGGGCAGTGAAAAGCTTTCAGTCTGACAACGGTATTGAAGTAGACGGTATTGCTGGCCCGGCTACATACAGCAAGCTCTATTACAACCAAAAGTCAGCTTCAGCCGAGCCAATAAAAGTAGAAGAAAAGCAAGCTGAACCAACACAACAGTCAGAAGAAGCAAGCGAAGAACCGAAAGCAAATCAGAATCAAGAACAGCCTGCAACAGTAGAGGAAGAACCGGTAGAGGAACCACAAGCTGAACCACAGGCAAAAGCAGAACCGGAAACACAGCAAGAAAGTAAGAAAGAAGAGCCGGCAGAAGAATCGGCTCCTGCTAAAAGCGAACAACCAGCAGAAGAAGCTCCTAAACCTGCAGAAGACTCTAAAACTACAGAAGGCACAGCTACGTATCAAATGGAAGCTACCGCTTATTCAGCCGACTGTAATGGCTGCTCAGGTGTAACAGCAACAGGTATTGATCTGAAAGCAAATCCAAACCAAAAAGTGATCGCGGTAGATCCAAGTGTCATCCCTCTTGGCAGCCGCGTGTACGTGGAGGGTTATGGTGAAGCCATTGCTGGAGACACTGGCGGTGCAATAAGCGGCAACAAAATTGATGTCTTTGTCCCATCTCAAAGCGATGCCATTAATTTTGGCCGTAAAACAGTCAAAGTGACTGTCTTAGACTAA
- a CDS encoding cation diffusion facilitator family transporter, with protein MKRYEELKKGESGAWLSIGAYIFLAAVKLTIGYLFFSQALVADGYNNASDIIISIAVLIGLRISQKPPDKDHPYGHFRAEHISALLAAFLMAIIGIQVLIEAGTTLLSANETEAPSMVAAWTAAGGTVIMFFVYRYNKQLAEKINSQALAAAAQDNKNDALVSFGALIGIIASHFHLGWLDSLTALLIGLIICYTAWTIFRDATHSLTDGFDEKMLEGYRNTIEENEQVHLLKMVKARQVGSSVYADVTIEVKPTLTVKDSHDIADQIERDLRTKHNILHTTVHIEPKKEDK; from the coding sequence ATGAAACGATATGAAGAACTAAAAAAAGGGGAATCCGGCGCATGGCTTAGTATAGGCGCTTATATCTTTTTGGCTGCAGTAAAGCTGACGATCGGCTATTTGTTTTTTTCACAAGCGCTCGTCGCTGACGGCTACAACAATGCTTCAGATATTATTATTTCGATTGCTGTTTTAATTGGCTTGCGCATTTCGCAAAAGCCGCCTGACAAAGACCATCCGTATGGCCATTTCCGTGCAGAACATATTTCCGCCTTGTTGGCCGCGTTCTTGATGGCAATCATTGGCATTCAAGTGTTAATCGAGGCAGGAACGACTCTTCTGAGCGCAAATGAAACAGAAGCACCTAGCATGGTCGCTGCATGGACAGCGGCAGGAGGCACTGTCATCATGTTTTTTGTCTATCGCTACAATAAACAGCTCGCTGAAAAGATCAATAGCCAAGCTCTCGCTGCTGCCGCTCAAGACAATAAAAACGATGCACTCGTCAGTTTTGGGGCGCTTATCGGCATTATCGCTTCCCATTTCCATTTAGGCTGGCTTGATTCATTGACTGCGTTGCTGATTGGCCTCATTATTTGCTATACAGCTTGGACGATTTTTAGAGATGCCACCCACTCATTAACCGATGGCTTTGATGAAAAGATGCTTGAAGGGTACAGAAATACAATTGAGGAAAATGAGCAAGTCCATCTATTGAAAATGGTAAAAGCACGCCAAGTTGGCAGCTCTGTTTATGCCGATGTAACAATTGAAGTAAAACCTACTTTAACGGTAAAAGATAGCCACGATATTGCGGACCAAATCGAACGGGATTTGCGAACAAAGCATAATATCCTTCATACGACCGTGCACATCGAACCGAAAAAAGAGGATAAATAG
- a CDS encoding peptidoglycan-binding domain-containing protein: MPIKLCFFFMSVLLFSLISLPEQADADTFSPIHEGEKSERVEKLQDYLVEHGYLEDQDRSHTYDSKAVEAVKQFQQDNNLLVDGIAGVQTLGSMAVLQEGSEGPLVYMLQKKLAQLQYYQADIDGYYGVLTKAAITAFQKQNGLAADGIAGPLTFKALYYSGAEPTEQPEKKSEKANENNNVVEKNKSNKSENVEEENESNESTNVDVEQPAEKKEEEPANATSSTHKSEGKKTFQMEATAYTAYCNGCSGTTATGIDLRANPNQKVVAVDPAVIPLGSRVYVEGYGEAIAGDTGGAIKGQKIDLYMQSEADAYAFGRQQVTVTLLE, translated from the coding sequence ATGCCTATAAAACTTTGTTTCTTCTTTATGAGCGTACTCTTGTTTAGTTTGATTAGTTTACCTGAACAGGCAGATGCCGACACATTCAGTCCAATACACGAAGGTGAAAAAAGCGAACGTGTTGAGAAACTACAAGACTATCTTGTAGAGCACGGTTACTTAGAGGATCAAGATCGGTCCCATACATATGACAGTAAGGCAGTAGAAGCAGTTAAGCAATTCCAGCAAGACAACAACCTATTAGTAGATGGTATTGCTGGGGTGCAAACCCTTGGTTCAATGGCTGTTTTACAAGAAGGGAGCGAAGGGCCCCTTGTTTACATGCTCCAAAAAAAATTAGCACAGTTGCAATACTACCAAGCAGACATTGATGGGTACTACGGTGTATTGACAAAAGCTGCTATCACCGCTTTCCAAAAACAGAACGGCTTAGCAGCAGACGGTATTGCTGGGCCACTAACCTTTAAGGCATTGTATTATAGTGGGGCAGAACCTACTGAACAGCCAGAAAAGAAAAGTGAGAAAGCAAATGAAAACAATAATGTAGTAGAGAAAAACAAATCAAACAAAAGTGAGAATGTGGAAGAGGAAAACGAATCAAACGAAAGTACAAATGTTGACGTAGAACAGCCAGCAGAGAAAAAAGAGGAAGAGCCAGCAAACGCGACTTCTTCTACACACAAAAGCGAAGGCAAAAAGACCTTTCAGATGGAAGCAACTGCTTATACAGCGTATTGCAATGGTTGTTCGGGCACAACAGCGACAGGCATCGATTTGCGTGCCAATCCAAACCAAAAAGTGGTCGCCGTTGATCCAGCAGTCATCCCTCTTGGCAGCCGTGTGTATGTAGAAGGGTATGGGGAAGCGATTGCCGGAGATACAGGTGGGGCAATTAAAGGACAAAAGATCGACCTTTATATGCAATCGGAAGCGGATGCTTATGCATTCGGCAGGCAACAAGTAACTGTTACTTTGCTTGAATAA
- a CDS encoding class I SAM-dependent methyltransferase — MDYTDMLAAFGIGSAHPGGFAESKKMIINMDIDDDTVILDCGCGTGQTAAYLKQIYDCHVWAIEQHPVMLQKARQRFSEQNVAVSLYEGTIEAMDIPSNSVDIALSESVLAFLDLEKALKEIKRVLAFNGKMYANELICTQSLTTEEIAELKKGYGFRSLFTAQDWIAALTENGFSHVKVVKEAVAEALQQDESDKGNDLMPSPLLSPDCFAQMQQHQLRMEKFRTKLGHAWIIASRST; from the coding sequence ATGGATTACACAGATATGTTAGCTGCATTTGGCATTGGCAGCGCCCACCCAGGAGGGTTTGCCGAGTCAAAAAAAATGATCATTAATATGGATATTGATGATGATACCGTCATCCTTGATTGTGGGTGCGGTACCGGGCAAACTGCTGCTTATTTAAAGCAAATTTATGACTGCCACGTTTGGGCGATTGAGCAACACCCTGTCATGCTGCAAAAAGCGAGACAGCGCTTTTCTGAACAAAATGTTGCTGTATCTTTATATGAAGGAACAATTGAAGCGATGGATATCCCAAGTAATAGCGTCGATATTGCGTTATCGGAATCGGTGCTAGCTTTCCTTGATTTAGAAAAAGCGTTGAAAGAAATAAAGCGAGTCCTAGCCTTTAACGGAAAAATGTATGCGAATGAGCTTATATGCACACAATCTCTAACGACAGAGGAAATCGCTGAATTGAAAAAAGGTTATGGCTTTCGGTCACTCTTCACGGCTCAAGATTGGATAGCAGCTTTGACAGAGAATGGATTCAGCCATGTAAAGGTAGTAAAAGAAGCAGTGGCGGAAGCACTCCAGCAAGATGAAAGCGATAAAGGCAACGACCTTATGCCGTCACCGCTTCTTTCCCCTGATTGTTTTGCGCAAATGCAACAGCACCAATTGAGGATGGAAAAGTTCAGGACAAAACTTGGCCATGCTTGGATCATCGCAAGTCGGTCAACTTAA
- a CDS encoding branched-chain amino acid aminotransferase — MTTQKLEIMKCTHKKQKPESSALEFGKYFTDHMFIMDYSEEKGWYSPRIIPYQPLTLDPAAMVFHYGQTVFEGLKAYRSEDGSVRLFRPEENFKRLNQSSDRLSIPPIDEAQMLAYLKELIRIDKDWIPTMPGTSLYIRPFVIATEPTLGVAPSRNYKFMIILSPVGAYYKEGINPIGIFVEDQYTRAAPGGTGTAKTAGNYCAAYKAQERATANKQAQVLWLDGMEKKYVEEVGSMNVFFKLNGEVHTPELSGSILEGITRKSVIELLKSWEIPVFERRISIEEIVSASKSGTLEEVFGTGTAAVISPVGELLWKDHKIVVNNNETGALAKRLYTELTGIQTGEQEDPFGWTVRLEEEE; from the coding sequence ATGACAACACAAAAACTCGAAATTATGAAATGTACGCACAAAAAACAAAAACCCGAGTCCTCTGCTTTAGAGTTTGGCAAGTATTTTACAGACCATATGTTTATCATGGATTATTCAGAAGAAAAAGGCTGGTACAGTCCTCGCATTATCCCTTACCAACCATTAACCCTTGATCCTGCTGCAATGGTATTTCATTACGGTCAAACGGTTTTTGAAGGCTTAAAAGCGTACCGTTCTGAAGATGGGAGCGTCCGCTTATTCCGCCCAGAAGAAAACTTTAAGCGCTTGAATCAATCAAGCGACCGTTTGAGCATCCCGCCGATTGATGAAGCACAAATGCTCGCTTATTTAAAAGAATTGATCCGTATCGATAAAGACTGGATTCCTACGATGCCAGGTACTTCCCTTTACATTCGTCCATTTGTGATTGCAACAGAACCTACATTAGGCGTAGCGCCTTCACGTAATTATAAATTTATGATTATCTTGTCTCCAGTCGGCGCTTACTATAAAGAAGGCATAAACCCAATTGGCATTTTTGTAGAAGACCAATATACGCGCGCCGCACCAGGAGGCACAGGGACTGCGAAAACGGCTGGCAACTACTGTGCTGCTTACAAAGCGCAAGAGCGGGCTACAGCGAACAAACAAGCACAAGTTCTATGGTTGGACGGGATGGAGAAGAAGTACGTCGAAGAAGTAGGCAGCATGAATGTGTTCTTTAAATTGAACGGAGAAGTGCATACACCTGAATTGTCAGGCAGCATTTTAGAGGGCATTACCCGCAAAAGCGTGATTGAGCTGCTAAAAAGTTGGGAAATTCCGGTGTTCGAACGGCGGATTTCAATTGAAGAAATCGTGAGCGCAAGCAAAAGTGGTACGCTTGAAGAAGTCTTCGGTACTGGTACAGCGGCGGTCATCTCCCCGGTCGGAGAACTTTTATGGAAAGACCACAAAATCGTTGTCAACAACAATGAAACAGGAGCGTTGGCCAAACGTTTGTACACGGAATTGACAGGCATCCAAACAGGAGAACAGGAAGATCCGTTTGGCTGGACTGTCCGTTTGGAAGAAGAGGAATAA